The sequence tctaatttcttcaaagtccgtgagagcccaactacaaagtacatggtgatccgctctcacttccactctagaatatctatctactgaagcaagccacccagtctctgatgctcataattcacctgctgacaattgagacaccgagctacaactcccacaatatccttcttcatttcatccaccaataatgttgtctcagatcctgatacatcttcgcggcacccgtatggatggaatatcgcgagctatgggccttctctagaaTTAACTCCCAAAgctcatccacattgggcacacatatctggccatgcatcctcaataccacatcatcaccaatagtcacatctatgacatcgtcgtgctgaactctatccttacgGACGAgcagatgaggatcatcatactggcgctctctgatacaatcaaacaaggaagaccgagaaaccatacaagttaagacccgactgggctctaaaatatccaacatcacaaaccgattggccagggcctgaacatcaactgcaaaaggtctctccccaacaagaataaatgcaagactgcccatactcactgccttcctactcaaggcttCTGCCattatattggccttccccggatggtacaagataatgatatcataaccctttagcagctccaaccatccttgctgcctcaaattgaggtcattCTGTttaaacaagtgctggaggctacgacctcacaaggcacaccatacaaataatgcctccaaatcttcaacgcgtgaacaatgacagccaactccaaatcatgaacagggtagttcttcttatggggcatcaactggcgagaagcataagcaatcgcTCTACCCTCCTGTATTAACACACAcctaataccaactctcgaagcatcacaatacatggtatataaacctgaagctgatggcaaaactaacactagagttgtggtcaaggcagtattgagcttctgaaatctcacctcacactcatccaaccatctgaatggagcacctttttgagtcaatttggtcaagggtgattcTATAGATAAAAATTCCTGaatgaaccgacggtaataacccgtcaatccaagaaagttgtgaatctctgtggttgaggacggtctgggccaactctgaaccgcctctatcttttttggatcaacctaaatacccccgttgaacaccacgtgccccaagaaagccactaaactgagccaaaactcacatttggagaactttgcataaagcttctcctccctcaatctctgcaacacaactctcaaatgctgtgcatgctcctcctgactacgtgagtacaccagaatatcatcaattaaaacaatcacgaacgagtcgagataaggtcgaaacacgttgttcatcaaatgcatgaacactgttgggacattggtcagcccaaaagacatcacaaggaactcataatgaccatatcgggtcctgaaagctgtcttaggaatatccgagtccctgatcttcaactactGATACCCTGACCGGAGATCAaccttggagaacactctcgctccctgaagctggtcaaataaattatcgatacgaggcaaaggatacttgttcttgattgtaactttgttcaactgcctgtaatcaatgcacattctcattatgctatccttcttcttcacaaatagaataggcgcaccccaatgcgacacactaggtcgaataaaccccttataaaggagttcctgaagctgctccttcaattctttcaactccgccagtgccatacgatacagtggaatagaaataggctgagtgcccggcaaatcaatacaaaagtcaatatccctgtccagtggcatgcccgacaggtctgcaggaaatacatcgggaaaatccctcactacaggaacaaaatcaatactaggagtctctgcactaacatccctcacaaaggctaagtatgaaagacaaccttttccaaccatccgctgggccttcaagaacaaaatcaccctactgggaacaaaaTCAATCGAATctctccactcaatccgtggcacacccgacaTAGCCAACGTTACTGTCTTAGCacgacaatccaatatagcacgacacggagatagccaattcatgcccaatatcacatcaaagtccaccatacaaagcaacaaaaggtccactcgggtcttcagacccccaatagtcaccacatatgaccggtatacacagtccacaataatagtatcgcccatcggagtagatacacgaacagatgaaacaagagacttacgaggcatatccaaataacgagcaaaatatgatgacacatatgaaaaagtggaaccaggatcaaataatacaaaggcatctctgtggcagactgagacaatacctgtaatcatagcatttggtctggctgggagtgcatagaaacgggcctgaccaccacctgatcgacctccctctctggggagacccctagttgactgacccccacccctagctgcctgagcgggtggtgaagtaactggagctgaagtcgagggttgactcctctgctgagacggaccctcaagaagacgaggacactgcctcctcgtatgtccaaactctccacacttgtAACAACTCCCTAGTGCGGGGAACGGGGAGTGAAAGGAACCCATAAcaccggaatgaccagtagaaggacctggcatggaataACCTTGAACCGATGGAGCACGAGACAAACTCTAGGCTggtagggcactgagtgatgaatggccctgatgtgagctatgagaaccatggcccgataaTGCCTCACAATGAACTAGGCGAGCtaactgagcatgtctgaatagACGGcttctgccgtgctgaaactgacctatcaaaggagcaccactaaaactaccagatccccgaggcctcttagcctccctctcatcttgctcctagcgatgaactgactcaatctcgcgagcaatatcaacaacctcttcaaaagtagcaccagacaccctctccctagtcatgagaatttGAAGGTGATatatgaggccatcaatgaacctcctgatcctctctctgtccgtaggaaccaaccaaacagcatgacgagctaactccaagaaccttatctcatactgTATCAATTCATATCACCATGACGCAACTGCTcgaaactgcctgcgcagctcctccctgcgagactgtggcacatacttctccaaaaagagaacagagaactacttccaggtaaggggcgctatatcaacaggcctacgcctctcataagcctcccaccaagtaaaggtagctccagaaaactgaaaagtagtaaatgctaccccgttggtctccagaatacccgctgtacgaagaatcctctaacacttgtccaagaagccctgggcatcctcgccctctataccactgaaagtcggaggctgaagtctaccaaacctctccaatcgacgctgctTGTCATCAAGCATAATTGGTACCACATAATCCTGGGTttgtgcaaccggctgggctggagctgcccccggtgtctgaagtccctgcactacctgctcaggtgtgcgaccAGCGGGAGTCTAGGTacctctcccggcctgagaagtagttgcgaccgtagtaactgagaccacCTGAGCCAGGCCattgcatactgatagaatctgagctagggcctcctgaaggcctggaatcacaacaggcacagctggtgcctgagctggtgctactggagcgtccacaactgggacctgatcatgaactgggacggctggtggatctgtaggtgctaccctagctgctgtgcgagccacacccctgcccctaccacggcctcgaccgcgtcctctacctctagtggccccaactggtggtactagtggtcgtctgtcctgaccggtagcatgtgtcctcaccatctgtgagagaataaaatagaaGAACtttagtactagaatcaacagattcgcacgacaggaatttcaagaatgtgaagtttcctaaaggttccaCAGAATCttgaggataagtacagacgtctccataccaatccggagactctactaaaccggctcatgacccgtgagacctatgtaacctaggctttcaTACTAACTTGCCACGACCCCAAATACCttggtcgtgatggagcctattaCAGTACTAGGCTAGCCCAAAAACAACACGAACAATATGGAGATCATTTATAAATTCACTTTTCTAAATAGATTAAGTCTCAAAGATTATATTAAAGAAATACGCGGAATAAGTACAAAAATACATCAACACaacccgaatctggtgtcactagtcatgagccactaaataCACTCTACACTGTCTACTCATTACAAAACAAgtctaaaatataaaatactagAATAGGAAGGAGAAAGGTAGGGCTGTgaacgtcgtgcagctaccttAAGATCTCTAGATAAGACTCTGagagtgctggaagctctcactTTGATGCtcgggcacctagatctgcacacaaggtgcaggaagtaacgtgagcacgccaactcagtaagtaactaaagtaaataaagccTGAGTGTAGTGACGAGCATTTAGAATCATATGCATGCTTATCAAGAAAATTTCAACAGAAATATCAAGTAAAAATTTACAGTTCAATAGCCAAGTtatctcgtaaaaactccagtttcaattaAAATCCTTTAAaacatttattcaacatttttcaacAAAGGCTCAGTATAAAAGAGGAGTGAAAGCAGAAAAATATCGTAAACAAGCCcttcgggcaaggtatcactcataagcaTAGTTTCTTggtctcagtcactcgtgactcacctctcgtcaatcagtactcacactcagcactccggctcaatagatactaataataataataaccgtTGCGACATGCAGTCTGATCCataatatatagtcgactacgctcacttggggtgtaaagactccggaggagctcctgcAGCCCAATCGTCATATCACTGtgacgcgcagcccgatccaatatatatatcgctacggcgtgcaacccgatccatataagtatcgctgcggcgtgcaacccgatccataatatatatatatatatatatatatatatatatatatatatatatatatatatatatatatatatatatatatggcgtgcaacccgatccataatatatatgtatactcctcaccattaggtcctcaatctctctcagtcatcaacctcacggccactcgggcatatcagtgaaaattagggaaactcagcccaaacagttttcatattttAAGAAGTGGAGTGCTAAAACCGGATTAAATAATAAACAgataaaacatgactgaggatatgctttcaaatcgaAACAGTGTGAGGgaagtagtaaaatacccctaaggTTCTAAACAGGTCGGTACAAGgctccaaacatggcattcagcccaagttaTTAAACCAATTTGTAAAACACATGGATATCATATACAATATagcaaaatat is a genomic window of Nicotiana tabacum cultivar K326 chromosome 16, ASM71507v2, whole genome shotgun sequence containing:
- the LOC142170798 gene encoding uncharacterized protein LOC142170798, whose product is MPGPSTGHSGVMGSFHSPFPALGSCYKCGEFGHTRRQCPRLLEGPSQQRSQPSTSAPVTSPPAQAARGGGQSTRGLPREGGRSGGGQARFYALPARPNAMITGIVSVCHRDAFVLFDPGSTFSYVSSYFARYLDMPRKSLVSSVRVSTPMGDTIIVDCVYRSYVVTIGGLKTRVDLLLLCMVDFDVILGMNWLSPCRAILDCRAKTVTLAMSGVPRIEWRDSIDFVPSRVILFLKAQRMVGKGCLSYLAFVRDVSAETPSIDFVPVVRDFPDVFPADLSGMPLDRDIDFCIDLPGTQPISIPLYRMALAELKELKEQLQELLYKGFIRPSVSHWGAPILFVKKKDSIMRMCIDYRQLNKVTIKNKYPLPRIDNLFDQLQGARVFSKVDLRSGYQ